The Rhopalosiphum maidis isolate BTI-1 chromosome 1, ASM367621v3, whole genome shotgun sequence genome has a segment encoding these proteins:
- the LOC113557521 gene encoding proline-rich extensin-like protein EPR1: MSKNSEENISSATNSETLPTTADREPPQSLQHQSMTYGPPQPLAPQPLSVLTYHPRQLPLQLMTNMIPPTSQIPMAPDSVYMQMPLYRNPPPHTYQTASAMPPYQNPPPHTYQMQMPTYRNPPPHMYQTASAMPPYQNPPPHMYQMQMPLSRNLSSDTYQTASAMPPYQNPPPHMYQMQMPSYWNPPPHTYQIQMPPFRNPPPPHTYQTASAMPPYQNPLSDTDQTASAMPPNQNPTSDTDQTASAMPPNQKPSSDTDQTATAMPPYRNPTSDTYQTATAMPPNQNPSSDTDQTASAMSPYRNATSDTYQTATAMPPYRNPTSDTDQTASAMPPNQNPSSDTDQTASAMPPNQNLSSDTDQTASAMPPYRNATSDTYQTATAMPPYRNSLSDTYQTATAMPPYRNSLSDMYQTATAMPPYRNPTSDTDQTASAMPPNQNPSSDTYQTATAMPPYRNSLSDMYQTATAMPPYRNPTSDTYQTASAMPPYRNATSDTYQTATAMPPYRNPTSDTYQTATAMPPYRNSLSDTYQTATAMPPYRNSLSDMYQTASAMPPYRNPTSDTYQTATAMPPYRNSLSDMYQTASAMPPYRNPTSDTYQTATAMPPYRNSLSDMYQTASAMPPYRNPTSDTYQTASAMPPYRNPTSDTYQTATAMPPYRNPTSDTYQTATAMPPYRNPTSDTYQTASAMPSYRNLTSDTDQTASAMPPMWPRHCVQPIRTWETMRPEALQVQLSQRLNNIETHVATMHQNVSFVQDEESYVSYYCSDCFTVMYSRDSVEPNAPLEIRRQLKWEYIMRNLVSRFLDNGFHTDRHDDGDADHHSDDSDLEFAASNPGPRVP; this comes from the coding sequence atgtCGAAAAACTCAGAAGAAAACATATCATCTGCTACAAATAGTGAAACGTTGCCGACGACTGCGGATCGTGAACCACCGCAATCATTGCAGCACCAGTCAATGACGTACGGACCACCCCAGCCATTGGCACCGCAACCACTTAGCGTGTTGACTTATCATCCTCGACAGTTGCCGTTGCAGTTGATGACAAATATGATTCCACCCACATCACAGATACCGATGGCGCCGGACAGCGTGTACATGCAGATGCCACTGTACCGGAACCCGCCGCCGCACACGTATCAGACTGCATCTGCAATGCCGCCGTACCAGAACCCGCCACCGCATACGTATCAGATGCAAATGCCGACGTATCGGAACCCGCCGCCACACATGTATCAGACTGCATCTGCAATGCCGCCGTACCAGAACCCGCCGCCGCACATGTATCAGATGCAGATGCCGCTGTCCCGGAACCTATCGTCGGACACGTATCAGACTGCTTCTGCAATGCCGCCGTACCAGAACCCGCCGCCGCACATGTATCAAATGCAGATGCCGTCGTACTGGAATCCGCCGCCGCACACGTATCAGATACAGATGCCGCCGTTCCGGAACCCACCACCACCACATACGTATCAGACTGCATCTGCAATGCCGCCGTACCAAAACCCATTGTCGGACACGGATCAGACTGCATCTGCAATGCCGCCGAACCAAAACCCAACTTCGGACACGGATCAGACTGCATCTGCAATGCCGCCGAACCAAAAACCATCGTCGGACACGGATCAGACTGCAACTGCAATGCCACCGTACCGAAACCCAACGTCGGACACGTATCAGACTGCAACTGCAATGCCACCGAACCAAAACCCATCGTCGGACACTGATCAGACTGCATCTGCAATGTCGCCGTACCGGAACGCAACGTCAGACACGTATCAGACTGCAACTGCAATGCCACCGTACCGGAACCCAACGTCGGACACGGATCAGACTGCATCTGCAATGCCGCCGAACCAAAACCCATCGTCGGACACGGATCAGACTGCATCTGCAATGCCGCCGAACCAAAACCTATCGTCGGACACTGATCAGACTGCATCTGCAATGCCGCCGTACCGGAACGCAACGTCAGACACGTATCAGACTGCAACTGCAATGCCACCGTACCGAAATTCATTGTCGGACACGTATCAGACTGCAACTGCAATGCCACCGTACCGAAATTCATTGTCGGACATGTATCAGACTGCAACTGCAATGCCACCGTACCGGAACCCAACGTCGGACACGGATCAGACTGCATCTGCAATGCCGCCGAACCAAAACCCATCGTCGGACACGTATCAGACTGCAACTGCAATGCCACCGTACCGAAATTCATTGTCGGACATGTATCAGACTGCAACTGCAATGCCGCCATACCGGAACCCAACGTCGGACACGTATCAGACTGCATCTGCAATGCCGCCGTACCGGAACGCAACATCAGACACGTATCAGACTGCAACTGCAATGCCACCGTACCGGAACCCAACGTCGGACACGTATCAGACTGCAACTGCAATGCCACCGTACCGAAATTCATTGTCGGACACGTATCAGACTGCAACTGCAATGCCACCGTACCGAAATTCATTGTCGGACATGTATCAGACTGCATCTGCAATGCCGCCGTACCGAAACCCAACGTCGGACACGTATCAGACTGCAACTGCAATGCCACCGTACCGAAATTCATTGTCGGACATGTATCAGACTGCATCTGCAATGCCGCCGTACCGAAACCCAACGTCGGACACGTATCAGACTGCAACTGCAATGCCACCGTACCGAAATTCATTGTCGGACATGTATCAGACTGCATCTGCAATGCCGCCGTACCGAAACCCAACGTCGGACACGTATCAGACTGCATCTGCAATGCCACCGTACCGAAACCCAACGTCGGACACGTATCAGACTGCAACTGCAATGCCACCGTATCGGAACCCAACGTCGGACACGTATCAGACTGCAACTGCAATGCCACCGTACCGGAACCCAACGTCGGACACGTATCAGACTGCATCTGCAATGCCGTCATACCGGAACCTAACGTCGGACACGGATCAGACTGCATCTGCAATGCCGCCGATGTGGCCTCGTCACTGCGTTCAACCGATAAGGACTTGGGAAACGATGAGACCGGAAGCGCTGCAGGTCCAGCTGTCACAAAGGCTAAATAACATTGAGACTCACGTTGCCACCATGCACCAAAACGTCAGCTTCGTCCAGGACGAGGAATCGTACGTGTCGTACTACTGCTCAGACTGTTTCACGGTCATGTATTCTCGTGACAGCGTCGAACCGAATGCACCGCTCGAAATAAGGCGTCAACTGAAATGGGAGTACATCATGCGTAATCTGGTCAGCAGATTCCTGGATAACGGGTTTCATACCGATCGCCACGATGACGGTGATGCAGATCACCACAGCGACGACTCCGATCTTGAATTCGCCGCCAGCAATCCCGGACCGAGGGTGCCATAG